From the genome of Phyllostomus discolor isolate MPI-MPIP mPhyDis1 chromosome 12, mPhyDis1.pri.v3, whole genome shotgun sequence, one region includes:
- the LOC114488211 gene encoding ADP-ribosylation factor-like protein 2-binding protein produces the protein MDALEEESFALSSSSASDAEFDAVVGYLENIIMDDEFQLLQRNFMEKHYREFEDTEENKLTYTPIFNEYISLVEKYIEEQLLERIPGFSMAAFTTTLQHHKDEVAGDIFDMLLTFTDFLAFKEMFLDYKAEKEGRALDLSSGLVVTSLCKSSCLPASQNSLRH, from the exons ATGGACGCCCTAGAGGAGGAGAGCTTCGCTCTGTCTTC CTCCTCCGCCTCTGACGCAGAGTTCGATGCTGTGGTTGGATATTTAGAGAACATTATCATGG ATGACGAGTTCCAGTTACTGCAGAGAAACTTCATGGAGAAGCACTACCGGGAGTTCGAAGACACGGAAGAGAATAAACTCACCTACACACCGATTTTTAACGAATAT ATCTCCCTGGTAGAGAAGTACATCGAAGAACAGCTGCTGGAGCGGATTCCGGGGTTCAGCATGGCGGCCTTCACAACGACTTTACA GCACCATAAAGACGAAGTGGCCGGCGACATATTCGACATGCTGCTCACCTTTACCGATTTTCTGGCTTTTAAGGAAATGTTTCTGGACTACAAAGCA GAAAAAGAAGGCCGGGCACTGGACTTGAGCAGCGGGTTAGTGGTGACGTCACTGTGCAAATCGTCCTGCCTGCCGGCGTCCCAGAACAGCCTGCGCCACTAG